A stretch of Paenibacillus sp. URB8-2 DNA encodes these proteins:
- a CDS encoding GDP-L-fucose synthase family protein, which produces MEKNSLIYVAGHKGLVGSALVRNLLGKGYKNIIGKTQQELDLTNQAAVERFFEESNIDYVFLAAAKVGGIGANNTFPADYIMENELIQCNIIRSSFKNGVKKLIFLGSSCIYPKLCPQPIKEEYLLTGPLEPTNEAYALAKISGLKMCQYYNRQYGTNYISVMPTNLYGPNDNFDINNSHVIPAMIAKIDAAKTLNQPSVTLWGTGKPRREFLYVDDMADACVFLMEHYDGTEYLNVGTGEDLSIRELAEMVKTVVGYNGELLFDAGKPDGTPRKLLDVSKLEKLGWKAKTGLKEGLDTAYRYYLDHVK; this is translated from the coding sequence GCTCTTGTCAGAAACCTGCTGGGCAAAGGATACAAGAATATTATCGGCAAGACGCAGCAGGAGCTTGATCTGACAAACCAGGCGGCAGTAGAACGTTTCTTTGAAGAGTCGAACATCGACTATGTATTTTTGGCGGCCGCCAAGGTCGGAGGGATCGGGGCAAACAACACATTCCCCGCAGATTATATTATGGAAAATGAGCTTATCCAGTGCAACATCATACGCAGTTCTTTTAAGAACGGGGTCAAAAAGCTTATTTTTCTGGGCAGCTCCTGCATCTATCCCAAACTTTGCCCCCAGCCTATTAAGGAGGAGTACCTCCTTACGGGGCCGCTTGAACCGACGAATGAAGCCTACGCGCTGGCTAAAATATCAGGACTCAAAATGTGCCAGTACTATAATCGCCAGTATGGAACCAATTATATCAGCGTGATGCCCACCAACCTGTATGGGCCAAATGACAACTTCGATATCAACAACTCCCACGTCATTCCTGCCATGATCGCCAAAATAGATGCAGCCAAAACGTTAAATCAGCCCAGCGTGACTCTGTGGGGTACGGGCAAGCCGCGACGGGAGTTTCTGTATGTCGACGACATGGCGGACGCCTGCGTGTTCCTGATGGAGCATTACGACGGAACAGAGTACCTGAATGTCGGTACAGGAGAGGATCTGTCCATCCGCGAACTCGCGGAAATGGTGAAAACTGTTGTCGGTTACAATGGCGAGCTGCTGTTTGATGCCGGCAAACCGGATGGAACACCGCGCAAGCTGCTGGATGTGTCCAAATTGGAGAAGCTGGGCTGGAAGGCAAAGACCGGTTTGAAAGAAGGACTTGATACAGCCTACCGCTACTATCTAGACCACGTCAAATGA
- a CDS encoding mannose-1-phosphate guanylyltransferase: protein MDKYAVIMAGGAGLRLWPLSREHKPKQFISVEGTSSMLKQTLERITELITPDKCYVITNKNYAEITREVLKDIIPLQNIILEPLRKNTGACISYAALLLERRFHDSPVCFIPADSYVNNKHEYLKAIHQAYRESFNSSALTVIGVNPTYPATGYGYIKIDPSEDTDPRPQVSHVQQFKEKPDTATARTYVESGHYLWNSGMVAGNLQAFKSGIQQHMPEHFNILSAALDQIDSPGFDSVIEQAFSQLPDISFDNGVLENSSSLTAIKGYFDWDDIGSLDALGKLMGHDSSGNSVSGSYVGMDTQDSIIFSNDILVTSIGLSNMMIIKTQDVLLVCPKERAQDVKAFVQLLKRTGYGERT, encoded by the coding sequence ATGGATAAATATGCGGTTATCATGGCCGGCGGCGCCGGACTGCGGCTGTGGCCCCTCTCCAGGGAACACAAGCCCAAGCAGTTTATCAGCGTCGAAGGAACGAGCAGCATGCTTAAGCAGACCCTTGAGCGCATTACCGAGCTGATAACGCCGGACAAATGCTATGTCATTACTAATAAAAATTATGCGGAGATAACCCGGGAAGTGCTTAAGGACATCATTCCCCTGCAAAATATTATACTCGAGCCTCTCCGAAAAAATACCGGGGCCTGCATATCGTATGCGGCCTTATTGCTGGAACGCCGATTTCATGACAGCCCGGTCTGTTTCATTCCGGCAGACAGCTATGTCAACAATAAGCATGAGTACCTTAAAGCGATCCACCAAGCGTATAGGGAGAGCTTCAACAGCTCCGCTCTGACCGTTATCGGCGTAAATCCGACATATCCGGCCACCGGCTACGGTTATATCAAAATTGATCCGAGCGAGGATACCGATCCCAGACCCCAGGTATCCCATGTTCAGCAGTTTAAGGAAAAACCCGACACCGCCACTGCCCGCACCTACGTGGAATCCGGGCATTATCTGTGGAACAGCGGTATGGTCGCAGGCAATCTGCAGGCCTTCAAGAGCGGAATTCAGCAGCATATGCCGGAACACTTCAATATCCTGTCAGCAGCGCTGGACCAGATAGATTCCCCCGGCTTCGATTCAGTGATAGAGCAGGCTTTCAGCCAGCTGCCCGATATATCTTTCGATAACGGTGTGCTTGAGAACAGCAGCAGCCTTACGGCCATTAAGGGCTACTTCGACTGGGATGATATCGGCAGTCTGGACGCACTGGGAAAATTGATGGGCCACGACAGCAGCGGTAATTCCGTCAGCGGCAGTTACGTCGGAATGGATACTCAAGATTCGATTATATTCAGCAACGATATACTTGTCACTTCCATTGGTCTCTCGAATATGATGATTATTAAGACGCAAGACGTATTACTGGTCTGTCCCAAGGAGCGGGCTCAGGATGTCAAAGCGTTCGTCCAATTGTTGAAACGTACCGGATACGGGGAGCGGACATAG
- a CDS encoding O-fucosyltransferase family protein, with the protein MNRVRFMLIRGYSHSIWMDIRQLLEQLLVAELSGRIPVVHWGSNSFYNGKVYTNAIDMYFEPLSNYVIEDLMKPGYSFFPSVWQYDNLLMPDPGQVSLTERSIGEMLESDADVVVCDTYPNKLSALSFIGEDHPLYGMDTMHAYRFLMRKYLKLKPDLTNKIMKFFYTNSLHEGPILAVHVRENFSINAFEKNSLNERYHGNVYKMKKQPEQNTNDAIKLHQIYRIHKVNKLKTSNKVYHKEIQYMVGKFNIKKIFLLTDCTEILDEYRERYGSMLVYTDALRHSSNDVEIPYLETHMHRRQNGIDAILDAYIAANCSFFIGNGYSNMSQAVTYLKDWADTNIKLMYWVPENSGLANYAVTDSIVYPDNKFVGKFKQIAYSTSRTWKRLKDR; encoded by the coding sequence ATGAACCGGGTACGTTTTATGCTGATCAGAGGTTACAGTCATAGTATTTGGATGGATATACGCCAGCTGCTGGAGCAGCTTCTTGTCGCAGAACTCAGCGGCAGAATTCCTGTGGTGCATTGGGGCAGCAACAGCTTTTATAACGGAAAGGTATATACTAATGCTATTGATATGTATTTTGAACCGTTGTCTAATTATGTGATCGAAGACCTAATGAAACCAGGCTACAGCTTTTTTCCATCCGTATGGCAGTATGACAACCTGCTGATGCCTGACCCCGGGCAGGTCTCGCTGACCGAGCGGAGCATCGGGGAAATGCTGGAGAGCGATGCTGATGTCGTGGTATGCGACACGTATCCGAACAAATTGTCCGCCCTCTCTTTTATTGGGGAGGATCACCCTTTGTACGGGATGGATACGATGCATGCGTACCGCTTTTTAATGCGCAAATATTTGAAACTCAAACCGGATCTGACAAACAAGATCATGAAGTTTTTTTATACCAATTCCCTGCATGAAGGACCTATTCTAGCTGTTCATGTCCGCGAAAACTTTAGCATTAATGCATTTGAGAAGAACAGTTTAAACGAACGCTATCACGGTAACGTGTATAAGATGAAAAAACAGCCGGAGCAGAATACCAACGATGCAATTAAGCTTCACCAGATTTACCGGATTCATAAAGTGAACAAACTTAAAACGTCAAACAAGGTCTATCATAAGGAAATCCAGTATATGGTTGGCAAATTCAACATTAAAAAGATTTTCCTGCTCACGGACTGCACGGAAATTCTGGATGAATACCGGGAACGATACGGATCGATGCTTGTGTATACGGATGCGCTGCGGCATTCCTCTAATGACGTCGAAATTCCTTATCTGGAAACGCATATGCACCGCCGTCAAAACGGAATAGACGCCATACTGGACGCTTATATTGCCGCGAACTGCAGCTTCTTCATCGGCAATGGCTATTCGAATATGTCTCAGGCAGTCACGTATCTTAAAGACTGGGCCGATACCAATATCAAATTGATGTACTGGGTGCCTGAAAATTCGGGTCTAGCCAATTATGCGGTGACCGACTCCATCGTTTATCCCGACAATAAATTCGTAGGAAAATTCAAGCAGATCGCTTATAGCACGTCCCGTACATGGAAGAGGCTGAAGGATCGTTAA
- a CDS encoding O-fucosyltransferase family protein: MHQQKFLLIKTWGWGFWSDMDHLTGQLLVAELTKRIPVVYWGPHSLYSEYIDTNAFELYYEPVSSYTIDDVLQPEHTFFPPIWNASNALVEDLDKTARLHRGIGELMASKADVAVSDVHFFSKPLLRYIPKSHWAYGMTGVQIYRQLIRKYLRLKPDIEAEINEFYNAHLKDHHPILGVHIRASDKVREVENLQQLNKKYDGEIRKVLKEGNIGKLFLITDCDDAIDDFNKRYGSIVVYTDCVRAPRNSVNEAPHLQNFVVKKRKGIEIIKDTYLATKCDYFIGNGYSNVSFFVNRLKDWPDSHIKLFYRTLKQDRINTRKRARAELATKYYRAKQRRAHYPSLYGGDNQHEHKPISPD, from the coding sequence ATGCACCAGCAAAAGTTCTTGCTTATTAAGACGTGGGGGTGGGGCTTTTGGTCGGATATGGACCACCTGACCGGGCAACTGCTTGTAGCCGAGCTGACGAAACGGATACCGGTGGTGTATTGGGGGCCGCACAGCTTATACAGTGAATATATCGATACGAATGCCTTTGAATTGTATTATGAACCTGTCTCCTCATACACCATCGATGACGTGCTGCAGCCTGAACACACCTTTTTCCCGCCGATCTGGAATGCAAGCAACGCGTTGGTAGAGGATCTGGATAAGACGGCGCGGCTTCACCGCGGCATTGGCGAACTAATGGCCAGCAAGGCAGATGTGGCTGTCAGCGACGTCCATTTCTTCTCCAAGCCCCTGCTCAGGTATATTCCGAAGAGTCATTGGGCGTACGGGATGACCGGAGTACAGATCTACCGGCAGCTGATCCGGAAGTATTTGCGATTAAAGCCCGATATTGAAGCGGAAATCAACGAATTTTACAATGCGCATCTGAAGGATCATCACCCGATTCTCGGCGTTCATATCCGGGCCAGTGACAAAGTGCGCGAGGTGGAGAACCTTCAGCAGCTTAACAAGAAGTATGATGGAGAAATCCGAAAAGTATTGAAGGAAGGGAACATCGGCAAGTTATTCCTGATCACTGACTGCGATGATGCGATCGATGACTTCAACAAGCGCTATGGTTCTATAGTCGTATACACCGACTGCGTGAGAGCTCCCCGCAACTCCGTTAACGAGGCTCCCCATCTGCAGAACTTTGTCGTAAAAAAAAGAAAAGGTATCGAAATCATCAAGGATACGTATCTTGCCACCAAATGCGACTATTTTATCGGCAACGGCTATTCCAACGTCTCTTTTTTCGTCAACCGGCTGAAGGATTGGCCGGACAGCCACATTAAGCTGTTCTACAGAACTTTGAAGCAGGATAGAATAAATACCCGCAAACGGGCAAGAGCCGAATTGGCCACCAAATATTATCGGGCCAAGCAGCGCCGGGCTCATTATCCAAGTCTGTACGGAGGTGATAACCAGCATGAGCATAAACCGATTTCTCCTGATTAA
- a CDS encoding MurR/RpiR family transcriptional regulator: MTPILHALEHEKSKLSQMERRLAERILASPGEIVHMGITELAEQCGISAATITRFCKVFHFKGFPDFKVKLAAEIAHGDGAPQDGRSSYQDIMAGNPLSVIVEAMQANHLASIRDTTSLLDIGRLEQTVDLLCRARRVDLYGMATSSIIAQDFYQKLIRIGVNCTAFADSHMQITSASSLSEGDVAFAISYSGETPETIDALICAKNSGASTISLTSYGSSSLASLSGISLFSSSLEKGMRRGDMASRIAQLHVIDILFTGMVSRRFGDYIPKLEQSYRNVRQFRHKRGGTE; the protein is encoded by the coding sequence ATGACTCCAATCCTGCATGCACTGGAGCACGAGAAGTCCAAGCTCTCCCAAATGGAGCGCAGGCTGGCGGAGCGGATTCTTGCCTCTCCCGGCGAGATTGTCCATATGGGCATCACAGAGCTGGCGGAGCAATGCGGCATCAGCGCCGCAACAATCACACGCTTTTGCAAAGTGTTTCACTTTAAAGGCTTCCCTGATTTCAAGGTGAAGCTGGCGGCCGAAATCGCCCACGGCGATGGAGCGCCTCAGGACGGCCGTTCCTCTTACCAGGATATTATGGCGGGTAATCCGCTTTCCGTCATCGTGGAAGCGATGCAGGCAAATCACCTTGCTTCCATCCGCGACACAACGTCGCTGCTGGACATCGGGCGGCTTGAACAGACGGTGGATTTGCTCTGCCGCGCCCGGCGGGTGGATCTGTACGGCATGGCCACCTCGTCCATTATCGCGCAGGATTTCTACCAGAAGCTGATCCGGATCGGTGTGAACTGCACCGCCTTTGCCGATTCGCACATGCAGATCACCTCGGCCTCCTCCCTTTCGGAAGGGGATGTAGCTTTTGCCATTTCGTATTCCGGGGAAACGCCTGAGACGATCGACGCTCTCATCTGCGCGAAGAACAGCGGCGCATCTACGATCTCGCTTACTTCATATGGCAGCAGCTCGCTTGCCTCGCTCAGCGGGATTTCACTTTTTTCCTCCTCCCTTGAAAAGGGAATGCGCAGAGGAGACATGGCTTCGCGGATCGCCCAGCTTCACGTTATTGATATTTTATTTACCGGGATGGTCAGCAGACGGTTCGGCGATTATATTCCAAAGCTGGAACAATCGTATCGGAATGTCCGGCAATTCCGTCACAAACGGGGAGGTACAGAATAG
- the nagB gene encoding glucosamine-6-phosphate deaminase — translation MNIMKIHNDEDFVQTGANLVAGLLQSNPKAVLGLATGSSPIGVYERLVKMYRGGLVSFAKASSYNLDEYVGLPVDHPESYRSFMNKHLFSQVDIDLSRTHVPNGNAGDLAAECLAYDQMLENEGPVDLQILGIGSNGHIGFNEPDAGLNSGTHVVDLLPDTREANARFFPSLADVPRQAITMGVGSILKARQILLLVRGAEKAEAIRNAVQGPITTQCPASLLQIHPNVVVLVDEGAGQWLK, via the coding sequence ATGAATATTATGAAGATTCATAACGACGAAGACTTCGTGCAGACAGGGGCCAATCTGGTCGCCGGCCTGCTGCAGAGCAATCCGAAAGCTGTCCTCGGACTCGCCACCGGAAGTTCGCCCATCGGCGTCTACGAACGGCTGGTTAAGATGTACCGGGGTGGTCTTGTGAGCTTTGCAAAAGCATCGTCCTACAATCTTGACGAATACGTAGGACTTCCGGTAGATCACCCGGAAAGCTACCGCAGCTTCATGAACAAGCATCTGTTCAGTCAGGTTGACATCGACCTGTCCCGGACACATGTGCCAAACGGCAATGCCGGAGATCTGGCAGCTGAGTGCCTGGCCTATGATCAAATGCTGGAAAATGAAGGTCCTGTCGATTTGCAAATTCTCGGCATCGGAAGCAACGGGCATATCGGCTTTAACGAACCGGACGCCGGTCTGAACAGCGGAACGCATGTCGTTGATTTGCTGCCTGATACGAGGGAGGCCAATGCCCGCTTCTTCCCTTCGCTTGCGGATGTTCCCCGGCAAGCGATTACGATGGGCGTCGGCAGTATCCTGAAGGCGCGGCAAATTCTGCTGCTCGTGCGCGGCGCGGAAAAGGCCGAAGCGATCCGAAACGCAGTGCAAGGACCGATTACGACCCAGTGTCCTGCCTCTTTGCTTCAGATCCATCCGAATGTCGTCGTGCTGGTTGATGAAGGAGCGGGACAATGGCTGAAGTAA
- the nagA gene encoding N-acetylglucosamine-6-phosphate deacetylase: MAEVNQEPGHLLYGIVLTPEGIVKSGVIAVQDGIIVYAGAARWLPEAFSGWPESERVLDGLLIPGFVDVHVHGGAGHDFMYADAQGVSEAAAFHASNGTTTMLATTMTASKEAIDRVLAVVDAYRSEDMPYAQVAGVHLEGPFISPKWPGAQNPEHIVPPNVEWLEEWERSYPGLIRQVTLAPEREGAEATITWLRRRGITAALGHTDAAYEQVIAAADAGLNQAVHTFNQMTPLHHRKPGTAGAVLSDERIRAEVIADGIHVHPAAISILARLKGPEGLILITDAMSAAGLSDGEYAIGDLPVKVQDGVARLRDNPDALAGSTLTMIKGFRYLIQEAGLTLEDASRAASLNPAISLGMERSIGTLEAGKRADILLLDGALNLRGVWIGGRLQQF, encoded by the coding sequence ATGGCTGAAGTAAATCAGGAACCGGGACATTTACTGTATGGCATCGTGCTGACTCCCGAAGGAATAGTCAAATCCGGCGTCATCGCGGTGCAGGACGGCATAATTGTATATGCAGGAGCAGCGCGGTGGCTGCCAGAAGCCTTCTCCGGTTGGCCGGAAAGCGAACGCGTGCTGGACGGCCTGCTCATTCCGGGCTTTGTCGATGTGCATGTTCACGGCGGCGCGGGCCATGATTTCATGTATGCCGACGCCCAGGGCGTTTCGGAGGCTGCCGCCTTCCATGCTTCGAACGGAACGACGACGATGCTGGCAACGACGATGACAGCATCCAAGGAAGCGATTGACCGCGTACTCGCCGTCGTCGACGCCTACCGCTCCGAAGATATGCCATATGCGCAGGTGGCGGGAGTCCATCTGGAAGGGCCGTTCATTAGCCCGAAATGGCCGGGCGCGCAGAACCCTGAGCATATTGTTCCTCCAAACGTCGAATGGCTGGAGGAATGGGAGCGCAGCTACCCCGGTCTGATCCGGCAGGTTACCCTGGCCCCTGAGCGGGAAGGTGCGGAAGCCACGATTACCTGGCTGCGCAGACGCGGGATTACGGCCGCCCTCGGCCATACCGACGCCGCTTACGAGCAGGTTATCGCCGCGGCGGACGCGGGTCTTAATCAGGCGGTGCATACGTTTAACCAGATGACTCCGCTGCATCACCGCAAGCCCGGAACGGCAGGCGCGGTCCTGTCCGACGAACGGATACGCGCGGAGGTTATCGCGGACGGCATTCACGTTCATCCAGCGGCTATCTCCATTTTGGCGCGGCTTAAAGGGCCGGAAGGTCTGATTCTGATTACCGACGCGATGTCGGCTGCCGGCCTCAGCGACGGGGAGTATGCCATCGGGGACCTGCCGGTTAAAGTTCAGGATGGTGTCGCCCGTCTTCGGGACAATCCTGATGCTCTTGCCGGAAGCACGCTTACCATGATCAAGGGCTTCCGCTATCTTATACAAGAGGCCGGCCTGACTCTTGAGGATGCGTCACGGGCAGCGAGTCTGAACCCGGCCATATCGCTTGGCATGGAGCGCAGCATCGGCACGCTGGAAGCCGGCAAGCGGGCGGATATTCTGCTGCTGGACGGCGCTCTTAACCTGCGCGGCGTATGGATTGGCGGACGCCTTCAGCAGTTCTAG
- a CDS encoding YhcN/YlaJ family sporulation lipoprotein has protein sequence MLRSRIGLSVSAALLLGMVGIAGCGTNQGAAGNYGVKNVQDGRMNDGRMNDGMRHGQDGRLNVNSARGGHMIDRLDMNQKLADRVAAMKEVRTANVLTAGRSAYVAVTLDNNMTGGMRAKGVDGLGANMMPGSTGYGTGYGTGYGTGVGTHYPTRGTSMPGAVANNNRSLTGTGVTGTGTAIPAPSVRGGLFTNKGVTTGTAATSVQDMLSKEVKAKIADVVKKNESGIDRVYVSANPDFVQRVNSYAVQAQSGHPLKGFVNEFRTMVERIFPTPSGDGMNR, from the coding sequence ATGTTGCGATCAAGAATCGGCTTGTCCGTCTCCGCCGCCCTGCTGTTGGGGATGGTCGGAATCGCGGGCTGCGGAACCAACCAGGGGGCGGCTGGGAATTATGGCGTGAAGAACGTACAGGATGGCCGTATGAATGATGGCCGTATGAATGATGGTATGCGGCATGGACAGGATGGCCGCCTGAATGTCAATTCGGCGCGTGGAGGACATATGATCGACAGGCTGGATATGAATCAGAAGCTTGCCGACCGCGTGGCCGCTATGAAGGAGGTGCGCACTGCCAATGTGCTTACCGCTGGCCGAAGCGCTTATGTAGCTGTAACGCTGGACAATAATATGACGGGCGGAATGCGCGCAAAAGGCGTCGATGGTTTGGGTGCGAACATGATGCCGGGCAGCACTGGATACGGAACAGGATACGGTACCGGTTACGGAACCGGAGTCGGTACCCATTACCCGACACGGGGAACCAGCATGCCGGGAGCTGTTGCCAATAATAACCGAAGCTTGACGGGAACAGGTGTAACGGGAACAGGCACAGCGATACCCGCTCCGTCCGTCCGCGGAGGGCTTTTCACAAACAAAGGGGTGACCACGGGAACCGCGGCGACCAGCGTTCAAGATATGCTTTCCAAAGAAGTGAAGGCCAAGATCGCTGATGTCGTCAAAAAAAATGAATCGGGTATCGACCGGGTGTACGTCTCGGCCAATCCCGATTTCGTTCAGCGTGTCAACAGCTATGCCGTTCAGGCGCAAAGCGGTCATCCGCTGAAAGGCTTTGTCAATGAATTCCGCACGATGGTAGAACGCATCTTTCCGACACCCAGTGGGGACGGAATGAACAGATAA
- a CDS encoding glycosyltransferase, with translation MNPKVSVIIPFYNCPYIEQALQSALLQSLTPYEIIVIDDGSTQYSDRIAPFLAHLHVHYLGKANGGTASALNHGILHAAGDYVAWLSSDDIFYHDKIRNQALFMEQNGLLISYTNFNYINAASQLVQLNAGAVFDNKLDFLRCFLQGNPVNGCTVMIKKELFGAIGLFDESLPFTHDYDLWFRAVLNGYPPVMLNQSLTGYRRHEGMGTIRHYDRIMAEVSALKERYSPPLRSLITSLGG, from the coding sequence ATGAATCCGAAAGTGTCGGTCATTATTCCTTTTTATAATTGTCCGTATATTGAGCAGGCGCTACAGAGTGCGCTGTTACAATCCCTGACTCCTTATGAGATCATTGTCATCGATGACGGCTCCACCCAGTACAGTGACAGAATTGCTCCGTTCCTTGCCCATCTGCATGTTCATTATTTGGGCAAAGCCAATGGAGGTACCGCGTCCGCACTGAATCACGGTATTCTCCATGCCGCTGGCGACTATGTCGCCTGGCTCAGCTCCGACGATATCTTTTACCACGATAAAATTAGAAACCAGGCGCTGTTCATGGAACAGAACGGACTGCTGATTTCCTACACCAACTTCAATTATATCAATGCCGCATCCCAGCTTGTTCAGCTTAATGCCGGAGCGGTTTTTGATAACAAGCTTGATTTCCTGCGCTGCTTTCTGCAAGGCAATCCTGTAAACGGCTGTACGGTCATGATCAAAAAGGAACTGTTCGGCGCCATCGGCTTGTTCGATGAATCGCTTCCTTTTACTCATGATTATGATTTATGGTTCCGGGCGGTTCTGAACGGATATCCTCCGGTGATGCTGAACCAATCCTTAACCGGGTACCGGCGTCATGAAGGCATGGGCACGATCAGGCATTATGACCGGATTATGGCTGAAGTGTCGGCGTTAAAAGAGCGATACAGCCCGCCGCTGCGCAGTCTCATCACGTCTTTGGGAGGATAA